In Arachis hypogaea cultivar Tifrunner chromosome 17, arahy.Tifrunner.gnm2.J5K5, whole genome shotgun sequence, a single window of DNA contains:
- the LOC112767417 gene encoding blue copper protein gives MESSIVVVLYLTLFQAMNTVLPTLAKVYTVGESIGWAIGADYSTWASDKTFHVGDKLVFNYGAGHTVDEVKENDYKSCTTGNSLTTDSSGTTTIILKTAGTHYFICAAPAHCMGGMQLAVTVKAAKKAASPTPAPAPAPSKAKDSSSDTKGTPKASTTPGTAPTRSTTTTPTKSDNSKGDSSMAPSLFSPTFALVLIVSWISYYIMLPMV, from the exons atgGAATCGTCAATTGTTGTTGTTTTGTATCTAACTCTATTTCAAGCTATGAACACGGTTCTCCCTACATTGGCAAAAGTATACACCGTTGGAGAGTCCATAGGTTGGGCAATCGGAGCTGATTATAGTACTTGGGCTAGTGACAAGACCTTTCATGTTGGTGATAAACTTG TCTTCAACTATGGAGCTGGGCACACAGTAGACGAAGTTAAAGAAAATGACTACAAAAGCTGCACAACAGGCAATTCACTTACTACAGACAGCAGTGGTACCACCACAATTATTCTCAAGACTGCCGGCACACATTACTTCATATGCGCTGCGCCGGCGCACTGCATGGGCGGTATGCAACTTGCTGTCACGGTGAAGGCAGCTAAAAAGGCTGCCTCTCCGACACCGGCTCCAGCCCCAGCGCCATCAAAGGCAAAGGATTCATCTTCTGATACCAAAGGCACACCTAAGGCATCTACCACCCCCGGAACTGCTCCGACAAGAAGCACAACCACCACACCAACCAAATCCGACAATTCAAAAGGGGATAGTTCAATGGCTCCTAGTTTATTCTCACCGACTTTTGCACTAGTGTTGATTGTTTCTTGGATCTCCTACTATATTATGCTGCCTATGGTATGA